Proteins found in one Phocoena sinus isolate mPhoSin1 chromosome 19, mPhoSin1.pri, whole genome shotgun sequence genomic segment:
- the SLC12A4 gene encoding solute carrier family 12 member 4 isoform X7 has translation MPHFTVVPVDGPRRGDYDNLEGHGNHKESSPFLCPMEASRGSDYHDRNLALFEEELDIRPKVSSLLGKLVSYTNLTQGAKEHEEAEIGEGARRRAAKAPSMGTLMGVYLPCLQNIFGVILFLRLTWMVGTAGVLQALLIVLICCCCTLLTAISMSAIATNGVVPAGGSYFMISRSLGPEFGGAVGLCFYLGTTFAAAMYILGAIEILLTYIAPPAAMFYPTGTHDMSSATLNNMRVYGTIFLTFMTLVVFVGVKYVNKFASLFLACVIISILSIYAGGVKSIFDPPVFPVCMLGNRTLSRDQFDVCAKTAMVDNETVATRLWSLFCHSPNLTADSCDPYFLLNNVTEIPGIPGAAAGVLQENLWSTYLEKGEVVEKHGLPSTDALGLKESLPLYVVADIATSFTVLVGIFFPSVTGIMAGSNRSGDLRDAQKSIPVGTILAIVTTSLVYFSSVVLFGACIEGVVLRDKYGDGVSRNLVVGTLAWPSPWVIVIGSFFSTCGAGLQSLTGAPRLLQAIAKDNIIPFLRVFGHGKANGEPTWALLLTALIAELGILIASLDMVAPILSMFFLMCYLFVNLACAVQTLLRTPNWRPRFKYYHWALSFLGMSLCLALMFVSSWYYALVAMLIAGMIYKYIEYQGAEKEWGDGIRGLSLSAARYALLRLEEGPPHTKNWRPQLLVLLKLDEDLHVKYPRLLTFASQLKAGKGLTIVGSVIQGSFLESYGEAQAAEQTIKNMMEIEKVKGFCQVVVASKVREGLAHLIQSCGLGGMRHNSVVLGWPYGWRQSEDPRAWKTFIDTVRCTTAAHLALLVPKNIAFYPSNHERYLEGHIDVWWIVHDGGMLMLLPFLLRQHKVWRKCRMRIFTVAQMDDNSIQMKKDLAVFLYHLRLEAEVEVVEMHNSDISAYTYERTLMMEQRSQMLRQMRLTKTEREREAQLVKDRHSALRLESLYSDEEEESAAGTDKIQMTWTRDKYMAAEPWDPSHAPDNFRELVHIKPDQSNVRRMHTAVKLNEVIVTRSHDARLVLLNMPGPPKNSEGDENYMEFLEVLTEGLERVLLVRGGGREVITIYS, from the exons GCACCCAGCATGGGCACCCTCATGGGGGTGTACCTGCCCTGCCTGCAGAATATCTTTGGGGTTATCCTCTTCCTGCGGCTGACCTGGATGGTGGGCACGGCCGGTGTGCTGCAGGCCCTCCTCATTGTGCTCATTTGCTGCTGTTGT ACCTTGCTGACGGCCATCTCCATGAGCGCCATTGCCACCAACGGCGTGGTTCCAG CTGGGGGCTCCTATTTCATGATCTCCCGCTCGCTGGGACCAGAATTTGGAGGGGCTGTTGGCCTGTGCTTCTACCTGGGAACAACATTTGCAGCGGCTATGTACATCCTGGGGGCCATTGAGATCCTGCTG ACCTACATTGCCCCACCAGCCGCCATGTTTTACCCAACAGGCACTCATGACATGTCGAGTGCCACCTTGAACAATATGCGGGTGTATGGGACCATTTTTCTGACCTTCATGACCCTGGTGGTGTTTGTTGGTGTCAAGTATGTGAACAAATTTGCCTCGCTCTTCCTGGCCTGTGTGATCATCTCCATCCTCTCCATCTATGCTGGAGGCGTCAAGTCTATTTTTGACCCTCCCGTGTTTCC AGTATGTATGCTGGGCAATAGGACCCTGTCCCGGGACCAGTTTGATGTCTGTGCCAAGACAGCCATGGTGGACAATGAGACGGTGGCCACTCGGCTCTGGAGCCTCTTCTGCCACAGCCCCAACCTCACCGCAGACTCCTGCGACCCCTACTTTCTGCTCAACAATGTGACTGAGATCCCTGGCATCCCTGGTGCAGCTGCTGGCGTGCTCCAGG AAAACCTGTGGAGCACCTACCTGGAGAAGGGTGAGGTCGTGGAGAAGCACGGGCTGCCCTCCACAGACGCCCTTGGCCTGAAGGAGAGCCTGCCCCTGTACGTGGTGGCCGACATCGCCACATCCTTCACCGTGCTAGTTGGCATCTTCTTCCCCTCCGTAACAG GCATTATGGCTGGCTCAAACCGCTCCGGGGACCTCCGAGATGCGCAGAAGTCCATCCCAGTGGGGACCATTCTGGCCATTGTTACAACCTCCCTTGTGT ACTTCAGCAGCGTGGTTCTCTTTGGCGCCTGCATCGAGGGTGTGGTCCTCCGGGACAA GTACGGCGATGGCGTCAGCAGGAACCTGGTGGTGGGCACGTTAGCCTGGCCTTCGCCCTGGGTCATCGTCATCGGCTCCTTCTTCTCAACCTGCGGCGCCGGCCTACAGAGCCTCACTGGGGCACCACGCCTGTTGCAGGCCATCGCCAAGGACAACATCATCCCCTTCCTCCGG GTTTTTGGCCATGGCAAGGCAAATGGCGAACCAACATGGGCACTCCTCCTGACAGCACTCATCGCTGAGCTGGGCATCCTCATCGCCTCCCTTGACATGGTGGCCCCCATTCTATCCAT GTTCTTCCTGATGTGTTACCTGTTTGTGAACCTGGCCTGTGCTGTGCAGACGCTCCTAAGGACCCCCAACTGGCGGCCTCGGTTCAAGTACTATCACTG GGCGCTGTCCTTCCTGGGCATGAGCCTCTGCCTGGCTCTTATGTTTGTCTCGTCCTGGTACTATGCCCTGGTTGCCATGCTCATTGCCGGCATGATCTACAAGTACATTGAGTACCAAGG GGCTGAGAAGGAGTGGGGCGACGGGATCAGAGGCCTGTCCCTGAGTGCTGCCCGCTATGCACTGCTGCGGCTAGAGGAGGGACCTCCTCACACCAAGAACTGGCG ACCTCAGCTGCTGGTGCTGCTGAAGCTCGATGAGGACCTTCATGTGAAGTACCCACGGCTCCTCACTTTCGCCTCCCAGCTTAAGGCCGGCAAGGGCCTGACCATTGTTGGTTCTGTCATCCAGGGCAGCTTCTTGGAGAGCTATGGCGAGGCCCAGGCCGCTGAGCAG ACAATCAAGAACATGATGGAGATTGAGAAGGTGAAGGGCTTCTGCCAGGTGGTGGTGGCCAGCAAGGTGCGTGAGGGGCTGGCCCACCTCATCCAGTCTTGCGGCCTGGGTGGCATGAGGCATAACTCCGTGGTGCTGGGCTGGCCCTACGGCTGGCGACAGAGTGAGGACCCACGTGCCTGGAAGACCTTTATTG acaCCGTGCGCTGCACCACGGCCGCCCACCTGGCCCTGCTCGTGCCCAAGAACATCGCCTTCTACCCCAGCAACCACGAGCGCTACCTGGAGGGCCACATCGACGTGTGGTGGATTGTCCACGACGGCGGCATGCTCATGCTTTTGCCCTTCCTGTTACGCCAGCACAAG GTCTGGAGGAAGTGCCGGATGCGCATCTTCACGGTGGCCCAGATGGATGACAACAGCATCCAGATGAAGAAGGATCTGGCTGTCTTCCTGTACCACCTGCGCCTCGAGGCAGAGGTGGAAGTGGTGGAGATG CATAACAGCGACATCTCTGCATATACCTACGAGCGGACACTGATGATGGAGCAGCGCTCCCAGATGCTGCGGCAAATGAGGCTGACCAAGACTGAGCGGGAGCGAGAG GCCCAGCTGGTCAAGGACCGGCACTCAGCCCTGCGGCTGGAGAGCCTGTACTCAGACGAGGAGGAAGAGTCTGCAGCTGGGACTGACAAGATCCAGATGACATGGACACGGGACAAATATATGGCAGCAGAGCCCTGGGATCCCAGCCATGCCCCTGACAACTTCCGGGAGCTGGTACATATTAAGCC GGACCAATCCAATGTGCGGCGCATGCACACGGCTGTGAAGCTCAATGAAGTCATTGTCACACGCTCCCATGACGCCCGCCTGGTCCTACTGAACATGCCCGGCCCACCCAAGAACAGCGAGGGCGATGAGAACT ACATGGAGTTCCTGGAGGTGCTGACTGAGGGCCTCGAACGGGTGCTGTTGGTCCGTGGTGGTGGCCGTGAAGTCATCACCATCTACTCCTGA
- the SLC12A4 gene encoding solute carrier family 12 member 4 isoform X5 — MPHFTVVPVDGPRRGDYDNLEGHGNHKESSPFLCPMEASRGSDYHDRNLALFEEELDIRPKVSSLLGKLVSYTNLTQGAKEHEEAEIGEGARRRAAKAPSMGTLMGVYLPCLQNIFGVILFLRLTWMVGTAGVLQALLIVLICCCCTLLTAISMSAIATNGVVPAGGSYFMISRSLGPEFGGAVGLCFYLGTTFAAAMYILGAIEILLTYIAPPAAMFYPTGTHDMSSATLNNMRVYGTIFLTFMTLVVFVGVKYVNKFASLFLACVIISILSIYAGGVKSIFDPPVFPVCMLGNRTLSRDQFDVCAKTAMVDNETVATRLWSLFCHSPNLTADSCDPYFLLNNVTEIPGIPGAAAGVLQENLWSTYLEKGEVVEKHGLPSTDALGLKESLPLYVVADIATSFTVLVGIFFPSVTGIMAGSNRSGDLRDAQKSIPVGTILAIVTTSLVYFSSVVLFGACIEGVVLRDKYGDGVSRNLVVGTLAWPSPWVIVIGSFFSTCGAGLQSLTGAPRLLQAIAKDNIIPFLRVSLLHFPTAWVLLAPHTGWGREVFGHGKANGEPTWALLLTALIAELGILIASLDMVAPILSMFFLMCYLFVNLACAVQTLLRTPNWRPRFKYYHWALSFLGMSLCLALMFVSSWYYALVAMLIAGMIYKYIEYQGAEKEWGDGIRGLSLSAARYALLRLEEGPPHTKNWRPQLLVLLKLDEDLHVKYPRLLTFASQLKAGKGLTIVGSVIQGSFLESYGEAQAAEQTIKNMMEIEKVKGFCQVVVASKVREGLAHLIQSCGLGGMRHNSVVLGWPYGWRQSEDPRAWKTFIDTVRCTTAAHLALLVPKNIAFYPSNHERYLEGHIDVWWIVHDGGMLMLLPFLLRQHKVWRKCRMRIFTVAQMDDNSIQMKKDLAVFLYHLRLEAEVEVVEMHNSDISAYTYERTLMMEQRSQMLRQMRLTKTEREREAQLVKDRHSALRLESLYSDEEEESAAGTDKIQMTWTRDKYMAAEPWDPSHAPDNFRELVHIKPDQSNVRRMHTAVKLNEVIVTRSHDARLVLLNMPGPPKNSEGDENYMEFLEVLTEGLERVLLVRGGGREVITIYS, encoded by the exons GCACCCAGCATGGGCACCCTCATGGGGGTGTACCTGCCCTGCCTGCAGAATATCTTTGGGGTTATCCTCTTCCTGCGGCTGACCTGGATGGTGGGCACGGCCGGTGTGCTGCAGGCCCTCCTCATTGTGCTCATTTGCTGCTGTTGT ACCTTGCTGACGGCCATCTCCATGAGCGCCATTGCCACCAACGGCGTGGTTCCAG CTGGGGGCTCCTATTTCATGATCTCCCGCTCGCTGGGACCAGAATTTGGAGGGGCTGTTGGCCTGTGCTTCTACCTGGGAACAACATTTGCAGCGGCTATGTACATCCTGGGGGCCATTGAGATCCTGCTG ACCTACATTGCCCCACCAGCCGCCATGTTTTACCCAACAGGCACTCATGACATGTCGAGTGCCACCTTGAACAATATGCGGGTGTATGGGACCATTTTTCTGACCTTCATGACCCTGGTGGTGTTTGTTGGTGTCAAGTATGTGAACAAATTTGCCTCGCTCTTCCTGGCCTGTGTGATCATCTCCATCCTCTCCATCTATGCTGGAGGCGTCAAGTCTATTTTTGACCCTCCCGTGTTTCC AGTATGTATGCTGGGCAATAGGACCCTGTCCCGGGACCAGTTTGATGTCTGTGCCAAGACAGCCATGGTGGACAATGAGACGGTGGCCACTCGGCTCTGGAGCCTCTTCTGCCACAGCCCCAACCTCACCGCAGACTCCTGCGACCCCTACTTTCTGCTCAACAATGTGACTGAGATCCCTGGCATCCCTGGTGCAGCTGCTGGCGTGCTCCAGG AAAACCTGTGGAGCACCTACCTGGAGAAGGGTGAGGTCGTGGAGAAGCACGGGCTGCCCTCCACAGACGCCCTTGGCCTGAAGGAGAGCCTGCCCCTGTACGTGGTGGCCGACATCGCCACATCCTTCACCGTGCTAGTTGGCATCTTCTTCCCCTCCGTAACAG GCATTATGGCTGGCTCAAACCGCTCCGGGGACCTCCGAGATGCGCAGAAGTCCATCCCAGTGGGGACCATTCTGGCCATTGTTACAACCTCCCTTGTGT ACTTCAGCAGCGTGGTTCTCTTTGGCGCCTGCATCGAGGGTGTGGTCCTCCGGGACAA GTACGGCGATGGCGTCAGCAGGAACCTGGTGGTGGGCACGTTAGCCTGGCCTTCGCCCTGGGTCATCGTCATCGGCTCCTTCTTCTCAACCTGCGGCGCCGGCCTACAGAGCCTCACTGGGGCACCACGCCTGTTGCAGGCCATCGCCAAGGACAACATCATCCCCTTCCTCCGGGTGAGCCTTCTGCACTTCCCCACCGCCTGGGTGCTCCTGGCCCCTCACACCGGCTGGGGCAGAGAG GTTTTTGGCCATGGCAAGGCAAATGGCGAACCAACATGGGCACTCCTCCTGACAGCACTCATCGCTGAGCTGGGCATCCTCATCGCCTCCCTTGACATGGTGGCCCCCATTCTATCCAT GTTCTTCCTGATGTGTTACCTGTTTGTGAACCTGGCCTGTGCTGTGCAGACGCTCCTAAGGACCCCCAACTGGCGGCCTCGGTTCAAGTACTATCACTG GGCGCTGTCCTTCCTGGGCATGAGCCTCTGCCTGGCTCTTATGTTTGTCTCGTCCTGGTACTATGCCCTGGTTGCCATGCTCATTGCCGGCATGATCTACAAGTACATTGAGTACCAAGG GGCTGAGAAGGAGTGGGGCGACGGGATCAGAGGCCTGTCCCTGAGTGCTGCCCGCTATGCACTGCTGCGGCTAGAGGAGGGACCTCCTCACACCAAGAACTGGCG ACCTCAGCTGCTGGTGCTGCTGAAGCTCGATGAGGACCTTCATGTGAAGTACCCACGGCTCCTCACTTTCGCCTCCCAGCTTAAGGCCGGCAAGGGCCTGACCATTGTTGGTTCTGTCATCCAGGGCAGCTTCTTGGAGAGCTATGGCGAGGCCCAGGCCGCTGAGCAG ACAATCAAGAACATGATGGAGATTGAGAAGGTGAAGGGCTTCTGCCAGGTGGTGGTGGCCAGCAAGGTGCGTGAGGGGCTGGCCCACCTCATCCAGTCTTGCGGCCTGGGTGGCATGAGGCATAACTCCGTGGTGCTGGGCTGGCCCTACGGCTGGCGACAGAGTGAGGACCCACGTGCCTGGAAGACCTTTATTG acaCCGTGCGCTGCACCACGGCCGCCCACCTGGCCCTGCTCGTGCCCAAGAACATCGCCTTCTACCCCAGCAACCACGAGCGCTACCTGGAGGGCCACATCGACGTGTGGTGGATTGTCCACGACGGCGGCATGCTCATGCTTTTGCCCTTCCTGTTACGCCAGCACAAG GTCTGGAGGAAGTGCCGGATGCGCATCTTCACGGTGGCCCAGATGGATGACAACAGCATCCAGATGAAGAAGGATCTGGCTGTCTTCCTGTACCACCTGCGCCTCGAGGCAGAGGTGGAAGTGGTGGAGATG CATAACAGCGACATCTCTGCATATACCTACGAGCGGACACTGATGATGGAGCAGCGCTCCCAGATGCTGCGGCAAATGAGGCTGACCAAGACTGAGCGGGAGCGAGAG GCCCAGCTGGTCAAGGACCGGCACTCAGCCCTGCGGCTGGAGAGCCTGTACTCAGACGAGGAGGAAGAGTCTGCAGCTGGGACTGACAAGATCCAGATGACATGGACACGGGACAAATATATGGCAGCAGAGCCCTGGGATCCCAGCCATGCCCCTGACAACTTCCGGGAGCTGGTACATATTAAGCC GGACCAATCCAATGTGCGGCGCATGCACACGGCTGTGAAGCTCAATGAAGTCATTGTCACACGCTCCCATGACGCCCGCCTGGTCCTACTGAACATGCCCGGCCCACCCAAGAACAGCGAGGGCGATGAGAACT ACATGGAGTTCCTGGAGGTGCTGACTGAGGGCCTCGAACGGGTGCTGTTGGTCCGTGGTGGTGGCCGTGAAGTCATCACCATCTACTCCTGA
- the SLC12A4 gene encoding solute carrier family 12 member 4 isoform X3: MGDTLHPGHGNHKESSPFLCPMEASRGSDYHDRNLALFEEELDIRPKVSSLLGKLVSYTNLTQGAKEHEEAEIGEGARRRAAKAPSMGTLMGVYLPCLQNIFGVILFLRLTWMVGTAGVLQALLIVLICCCCTLLTAISMSAIATNGVVPAGGSYFMISRSLGPEFGGAVGLCFYLGTTFAAAMYILGAIEILLTYIAPPAAMFYPTGTHDMSSATLNNMRVYGTIFLTFMTLVVFVGVKYVNKFASLFLACVIISILSIYAGGVKSIFDPPVFPVCMLGNRTLSRDQFDVCAKTAMVDNETVATRLWSLFCHSPNLTADSCDPYFLLNNVTEIPGIPGAAAGVLQENLWSTYLEKGEVVEKHGLPSTDALGLKESLPLYVVADIATSFTVLVGIFFPSVTGIMAGSNRSGDLRDAQKSIPVGTILAIVTTSLVYFSSVVLFGACIEGVVLRDKYGDGVSRNLVVGTLAWPSPWVIVIGSFFSTCGAGLQSLTGAPRLLQAIAKDNIIPFLRVSLLHFPTAWVLLAPHTGWGREVFGHGKANGEPTWALLLTALIAELGILIASLDMVAPILSMFFLMCYLFVNLACAVQTLLRTPNWRPRFKYYHWALSFLGMSLCLALMFVSSWYYALVAMLIAGMIYKYIEYQGAEKEWGDGIRGLSLSAARYALLRLEEGPPHTKNWRPQLLVLLKLDEDLHVKYPRLLTFASQLKAGKGLTIVGSVIQGSFLESYGEAQAAEQTIKNMMEIEKVKGFCQVVVASKCPSSPDTVRCTTAAHLALLVPKNIAFYPSNHERYLEGHIDVWWIVHDGGMLMLLPFLLRQHKVWRKCRMRIFTVAQMDDNSIQMKKDLAVFLYHLRLEAEVEVVEMHNSDISAYTYERTLMMEQRSQMLRQMRLTKTEREREAQLVKDRHSALRLESLYSDEEEESAAGTDKIQMTWTRDKYMAAEPWDPSHAPDNFRELVHIKPDQSNVRRMHTAVKLNEVIVTRSHDARLVLLNMPGPPKNSEGDENYMEFLEVLTEGLERVLLVRGGGREVITIYS, encoded by the exons GCACCCAGCATGGGCACCCTCATGGGGGTGTACCTGCCCTGCCTGCAGAATATCTTTGGGGTTATCCTCTTCCTGCGGCTGACCTGGATGGTGGGCACGGCCGGTGTGCTGCAGGCCCTCCTCATTGTGCTCATTTGCTGCTGTTGT ACCTTGCTGACGGCCATCTCCATGAGCGCCATTGCCACCAACGGCGTGGTTCCAG CTGGGGGCTCCTATTTCATGATCTCCCGCTCGCTGGGACCAGAATTTGGAGGGGCTGTTGGCCTGTGCTTCTACCTGGGAACAACATTTGCAGCGGCTATGTACATCCTGGGGGCCATTGAGATCCTGCTG ACCTACATTGCCCCACCAGCCGCCATGTTTTACCCAACAGGCACTCATGACATGTCGAGTGCCACCTTGAACAATATGCGGGTGTATGGGACCATTTTTCTGACCTTCATGACCCTGGTGGTGTTTGTTGGTGTCAAGTATGTGAACAAATTTGCCTCGCTCTTCCTGGCCTGTGTGATCATCTCCATCCTCTCCATCTATGCTGGAGGCGTCAAGTCTATTTTTGACCCTCCCGTGTTTCC AGTATGTATGCTGGGCAATAGGACCCTGTCCCGGGACCAGTTTGATGTCTGTGCCAAGACAGCCATGGTGGACAATGAGACGGTGGCCACTCGGCTCTGGAGCCTCTTCTGCCACAGCCCCAACCTCACCGCAGACTCCTGCGACCCCTACTTTCTGCTCAACAATGTGACTGAGATCCCTGGCATCCCTGGTGCAGCTGCTGGCGTGCTCCAGG AAAACCTGTGGAGCACCTACCTGGAGAAGGGTGAGGTCGTGGAGAAGCACGGGCTGCCCTCCACAGACGCCCTTGGCCTGAAGGAGAGCCTGCCCCTGTACGTGGTGGCCGACATCGCCACATCCTTCACCGTGCTAGTTGGCATCTTCTTCCCCTCCGTAACAG GCATTATGGCTGGCTCAAACCGCTCCGGGGACCTCCGAGATGCGCAGAAGTCCATCCCAGTGGGGACCATTCTGGCCATTGTTACAACCTCCCTTGTGT ACTTCAGCAGCGTGGTTCTCTTTGGCGCCTGCATCGAGGGTGTGGTCCTCCGGGACAA GTACGGCGATGGCGTCAGCAGGAACCTGGTGGTGGGCACGTTAGCCTGGCCTTCGCCCTGGGTCATCGTCATCGGCTCCTTCTTCTCAACCTGCGGCGCCGGCCTACAGAGCCTCACTGGGGCACCACGCCTGTTGCAGGCCATCGCCAAGGACAACATCATCCCCTTCCTCCGGGTGAGCCTTCTGCACTTCCCCACCGCCTGGGTGCTCCTGGCCCCTCACACCGGCTGGGGCAGAGAG GTTTTTGGCCATGGCAAGGCAAATGGCGAACCAACATGGGCACTCCTCCTGACAGCACTCATCGCTGAGCTGGGCATCCTCATCGCCTCCCTTGACATGGTGGCCCCCATTCTATCCAT GTTCTTCCTGATGTGTTACCTGTTTGTGAACCTGGCCTGTGCTGTGCAGACGCTCCTAAGGACCCCCAACTGGCGGCCTCGGTTCAAGTACTATCACTG GGCGCTGTCCTTCCTGGGCATGAGCCTCTGCCTGGCTCTTATGTTTGTCTCGTCCTGGTACTATGCCCTGGTTGCCATGCTCATTGCCGGCATGATCTACAAGTACATTGAGTACCAAGG GGCTGAGAAGGAGTGGGGCGACGGGATCAGAGGCCTGTCCCTGAGTGCTGCCCGCTATGCACTGCTGCGGCTAGAGGAGGGACCTCCTCACACCAAGAACTGGCG ACCTCAGCTGCTGGTGCTGCTGAAGCTCGATGAGGACCTTCATGTGAAGTACCCACGGCTCCTCACTTTCGCCTCCCAGCTTAAGGCCGGCAAGGGCCTGACCATTGTTGGTTCTGTCATCCAGGGCAGCTTCTTGGAGAGCTATGGCGAGGCCCAGGCCGCTGAGCAG ACAATCAAGAACATGATGGAGATTGAGAAGGTGAAGGGCTTCTGCCAGGTGGTGGTGGCCAGCAAG tgcccctcctccccagacaCCGTGCGCTGCACCACGGCCGCCCACCTGGCCCTGCTCGTGCCCAAGAACATCGCCTTCTACCCCAGCAACCACGAGCGCTACCTGGAGGGCCACATCGACGTGTGGTGGATTGTCCACGACGGCGGCATGCTCATGCTTTTGCCCTTCCTGTTACGCCAGCACAAG GTCTGGAGGAAGTGCCGGATGCGCATCTTCACGGTGGCCCAGATGGATGACAACAGCATCCAGATGAAGAAGGATCTGGCTGTCTTCCTGTACCACCTGCGCCTCGAGGCAGAGGTGGAAGTGGTGGAGATG CATAACAGCGACATCTCTGCATATACCTACGAGCGGACACTGATGATGGAGCAGCGCTCCCAGATGCTGCGGCAAATGAGGCTGACCAAGACTGAGCGGGAGCGAGAG GCCCAGCTGGTCAAGGACCGGCACTCAGCCCTGCGGCTGGAGAGCCTGTACTCAGACGAGGAGGAAGAGTCTGCAGCTGGGACTGACAAGATCCAGATGACATGGACACGGGACAAATATATGGCAGCAGAGCCCTGGGATCCCAGCCATGCCCCTGACAACTTCCGGGAGCTGGTACATATTAAGCC GGACCAATCCAATGTGCGGCGCATGCACACGGCTGTGAAGCTCAATGAAGTCATTGTCACACGCTCCCATGACGCCCGCCTGGTCCTACTGAACATGCCCGGCCCACCCAAGAACAGCGAGGGCGATGAGAACT ACATGGAGTTCCTGGAGGTGCTGACTGAGGGCCTCGAACGGGTGCTGTTGGTCCGTGGTGGTGGCCGTGAAGTCATCACCATCTACTCCTGA